Proteins co-encoded in one Aspergillus luchuensis IFO 4308 DNA, chromosome 6, nearly complete sequence genomic window:
- the rasB gene encoding Ras small monomeric GTPase RasB (COG:S;~EggNog:ENOG410PM57;~InterPro:IPR005225,IPR001806,IPR027417,IPR020849;~PFAM:PF08477,PF00071;~go_component: GO:0016020 - membrane [Evidence IEA];~go_function: GO:0003924 - GTPase activity [Evidence IEA];~go_function: GO:0005525 - GTP binding [Evidence IEA];~go_process: GO:0007165 - signal transduction [Evidence IEA]) produces the protein MSGKMTLYKLVVLGDGGVGKTALTIQLCLNHFVETYDPTIEDSYRKQVVIDQQSCMLEVLDTAGQEEYTALRDQWIRDGEGFVLVYSITSRASFSRIQKFYNQIKMVKESANSGSPSGASYLGSPIHTPSGPPLPVPVMLVGNKSDKAVERAVSAQEGQALAKDLGCEFVEASAKNCINVEKAFYDVVRMLRQQRQQQQGRSQDRRTTGLGAGRDPGPEYPRSFRPDRTGSHRRPFKCTIL, from the exons ATGTCGGGGAAAATGACATTGTACAAATTGGTGGTGCtaggggatggtggtgtcgGAAAGACAGCCCTCACAATTCAG CTTTGTCTAAACCATTTCGTTGAAACCTATGATCCGACCATCGAAGACTCGTATCGTAAACAAGTCGTGATTGATCAACAGTCGTGCATGTTGGAAGTACTGGACACAGCAGGTCAGGAGGAATATACTGCGCTGAGAGACCAATGGATCCGTGACGGCGAAGGGTTCGTCCTCGTTTACAGCATCACCTCGAGAGCTTCGTTCTCCCGCATACAGAAGTTTTACAATCAGATCAAGATGGTCAAGGAATCGGCCAACTCCGGATCGCCCTCGGGAGCCAGTTATCTGGGATCCCCGATTCACACGCCTTCGGGCCCCCCGCTTCCGGTGCCGGTCATGTTGGTCGGTAACAAAAGCGACAAGGCCGTTGAGCGCGCCGTTTCGGCTCAGGAGGGACAGGCGCTCGCCAAGGATCTTGGTTGCGAATTCGTCGAGGCTTCCGCAAAGAACTGCATTAATGTGGAGAAGGCCTTTTATGACGTGGTCCGCATGTTGCGACAGCAGCGTCAGCAACAGCAAGGGCGATCTCAGGATAGACGAACGACCGGTTTGGGTGCCGGGCGTGATCCTGGTCCCGAATATCCCAGATCGTTCCGGCCCGACCGTACAGGAAGCCATCGCCGCCCCTTCAAGTGCACGATTCTGTGA
- a CDS encoding putative acyl-CoA synthetase (COG:I;~EggNog:ENOG410PIJN;~InterPro:IPR000873,IPR020845,IPR032387,IPR042099, IPR025110;~PFAM:PF00501,PF16177,PF13193) — translation MWACVAASPFLVSSIGFASVTICFGPIPSTLSKRGPSLFQHRFRSTMSLHPQQLVHNISLRDPEGFWSRQAEQLYWHKPPSRAINQQTKTTPNGSSHSHWSWFPDGEISTTYNCVDRHVHSGNGDNIAIIWESPVTGTKEKYTYKQLLDEVEVLAGVLREEGVRKGDVVIIYMPMIPAALIAALAIARLGAIHAAVFGGFAAKSLAQRIEAAKPRVVMTASCGIEGSKGPISYRPLVEGAIELSRFKPEKVIVWQRDQLRWNNPDKLGGQRNWQRLVKSARMRGIRAEPVPVKSTDGLYIIYTSGTTGSPKGVFREAGGHAVGLQLSMKHLFDIQGPGGVIFCASDIGWVVGHSYILYGPLLVGATTILFEGKPVGTPDAGTFWRIIEEHKAHVLFTAPTAMRAIRKDDPNNRCFKEVAQRGGLKHFRALFLAGERSEPSIVQAYQELLSQYAAPGAKVVDNWWSSESGSPISGLALRSAAAMEPSSRHTDAVKPLAIRPGSAGLPMPGFDVRVVNDEGKPLPPGTMGNIVLGIPLAPTAFTQLFNDDDRFYRSYLRRFKGQWLDTGDAGMIDKDGYIHIMARSDDIINVAAHRFSTGAIEQAILSHPQIGEASVVGLPDPLKGHLPFAFIQPRTATGPIPAKPAAELFQEVNGLVRDQIGAIASLGGMIQGRGMIPKTRSGKTLRRVLRELVEHAVRGEYEAPVNVPPTVEDAEVVDEARRRVREYFERQARAKL, via the exons ATGTGGGCGTGTGTTGCTGCCAGTCCATTTCTTGTCTCTTCCATCGGCTTTGCATCCGTTACTATTTGTTTCGGTCCTATCCCTTCGACGCTTTCGAAGAGAGGCCCCTCCCTTTTCCAGCATCGTTTTCGATCCACGATGTCACTCCACCCGCAACAGTTGGTACACAACATCTCCCTGCGCGACCCAGAAGGCTTCTGGTCTCGCCAGGCCGAACAACTGTACTGGCATAAACCGCCATCACGTGCCATCAATCAGCAAACGAAAACAACTCCCAATGGCTCCAGTCATTCTCACTGGAGCTGGTTCCCGGACGGAGAGATCTCGACCACCTACAACTGTGTCGATCGGCATGTCCATTCGGGAAATGGAGATAATATTGCTATCATCTGGGAGTCCCCGGTGACGGGGACGAAGGAGAAATATACATACAAACAGCTATTGGACGAAGTCGAAGTTCTAGCAGGCGTGCTCAGGGAAGAGGGTGTGCGAAAGGGCGACGTCGTCATTATCTACA TGCCTATGATTCCTGCGGCACTCATTGCTGCTTTGGCGATCGCACGCTTAGGTGCTATTCATGCCGCAGTCTTTGGCGGTTTTGCAGCCAAGTCGCTCGCACAACGCATCGAAGCGGCCAAGCCACGCGTCGTCATGACGGCGTCGTGCGGTATCGAAGGGTCGAAAGGTCCTATCTCCTACCGACCGTTGGTTGAGGGTGCTATCGAGCTGAGTCGATTCAAGCCAGAGAAAGTGATCGTGTGGCAGAGGGATCAGCTGCGATGGAACAACCCCGATAAGTTAGGTGGACAACGTAACTGGCAACGACTGGTAAAAAGCGCACGCATGCGTGGCATCAGGGCCGAGCCGGTACCCGTGAAGAGCACAGATGGACTCTATATCATCTATACTAGTG GCACCACGGGCTCGCCCAAAGGCGTGTTTCGCGAGGCCGGTGGGCATGCAGTAGGACTCCAGCTGTCAATGAAACACCTATTCGATATACAAGGCCCGGGAGGCGTCATCTTCTGCGCCTCTGACATTGGATGGGTGGTCGGTCATTCATACATCTTGTATGGGCCACTCTTGGTTGGAGCAACGACAATCCTTTTCGAAGGAAAACCGGTGGGAACGCCGGACGCGGGCACCTTCTGGCGGATTATCGAAGAGCATAAGGCCCATGTGTTGTTCACGGCACCCACAGCCATGCGGGCCATCCGCAAGGATGATCCCAACAATCGCTGCTTTAAAGAGGTGGCCCAGCGAGGCGGTCTCAAACACTTTCGCGCACTGTTTCTTGCGGGAGAAAGGAGTGAACCCAGCATTGTCCAAGCCTACCAAGAACTTCTGAGCCAATACGCTGCTCCCGGTGCAAAGGTGGTGGACAATTGGTGGTCGTCAGAGTCAGGCTCTCCCATATCTGGCTTGGCACTAAGAAGCGCTGCGGCAATGGAGCCGTCCTCGCGCCATACTGATGCAGTGAAGCCATTGGCCATTCGACCAGGCTCTGCAGGTCTGCCCATGCCTGGATTTGACGTGCGCGTAGTCAATGACGAGGGAAAACCGTTGCCTCCGGGCACGATGGGGAATATTGTCCTGGGCATTCCACTGGCGCCCACCGCATTCACGCAACTTTTCAACGACGACGATCGATTTTACCGGAGTTATCTACGTAGATTCAAGGGACAATGGCTCGACACCGGAGACGCAGGGATGATCGATAAAGACGGATATATACATATCATGGCACGATCCGACGATATCATCAACGTCGCGGCGCATCGCTTCAGTACGG GCGCCATCGAGCAAGCAATCCTCTCGCACCCGCAAATTGGCGAAGCCAGCGTGGTTGGCCTCCCGGACCCGCTGAAGGGCCACCTCCCGTTCGCGTTCATTCAGCCACGGACCGCGACCGGGCCCATCCCCGCGAAACCTGCAGCGGAATTGTTCCAGGAGGTGAACGGGCTGGTGCGCGACCAGATCGGGGCAATCGCGTCCCTGGGAGGCATGATCCAGGGCCGGGGAATGATCCCGAAGACGCGCAGTGGGAAGACGCTACGCCGGGTGCTGCGGGAGCTGGTTGAGCATGCAGTGCGCGGGGAGTACGAGGCGCCGGTGAATGTGCCGCCGACGGTGGAAGATGCCgaggttgtggatgaggcACGACGACGGGTGCGGGAGTACTTTGAGCGGCAGGCGCGGGCGAAGCTATAA
- a CDS encoding putative GPI anchored protein (COG:S;~EggNog:ENOG410Q2ME;~SECRETED:SignalP(1-18)) encodes MRVASAAVVASLAAGAIATEYKTVYVTEYTTVCPKATSLATGPGAGSGSGAQTTPVAAQPTTVTISGTPYTYSTPLVTSTVTHCDKCSATAVPATSTPEGAAAVGTGASPSEAPGSGSGSGSGASPSEGASGSGSGASPSGAAAGSGSGSSPSGAAAVGTGPSPSEAASGSGSGSGASPSGASAGSGSGSGSGSSPSGAAAGSGAGSPGASAGPSGAGANGIGATTPVVSYTPVPTPSGFHPSSRPLIPSSKPASSKLVASSSATPAASSPAPASSSSSSSSSGSSATSPEGVSAAGTGSGSATTPSAPVFTGAATRAAAGAGAGLASVFALVAFLL; translated from the exons ATGCGTGTCGCTTCCGCTGCTGTCGTTGCCTCCCTGGCTGCCGGTGCCATTGCTACCGAGTACAAGACCGTCTATGTCACCGAGTACACCACCGTTTGCCCTAAGGCCACTTCTCTGGCCACTGGTCCTGGTGCCGGTTCTGGCTCGGGTGCCCAGACTACCCCGGTTGCTGCTCAG CCTaccaccgtcaccatctCCGGCACCCCCTACACCTACTCCACTCCCTTGGTTACCTCGACTGTGACCCACTGTGACAAGTG CTCCGCTACTGCCGTCCctgccacctccacccccgaagGTGCCGCTGCTGTCGGTACCGGTGCCTCCCCCAGTGAGGctcctggctctggctccggctctggctctggcgcTTCCCCCAGCGAAGGTGCCTCGGGCTCCGGCTCTGGTGCCTCTCCTAGCGGTGCCGCCGCAGGCTCTGGCTCCGGCTCTTCCCCCAGCGGCGCCGCTGCTGTCGGTACCGGTCCCTCCCCCAGTGAGGCCGCCTCTGGATCCGGCTCTGGATCCGGTGCTTCTCCTAGCGGTGCCTCCgccggctctggctctggctccggctccggctcctccCCCAGTGGTGCTGCCGCTGGTTCCGGAGCTGGTTCCCCCGGTGCTTCCGCTGGTCCCAGCGGAGCCGGTGCCAATGGAATCGGCGCCACCACCCCGGTCGTCTCTTACACCCCGGTCCCCACCCCTAGTGGCTTCCACCCCTCCTCTCGCCCTCTGATCCCCAGCAGCAAgcccgcctcctccaagctcGTTGCTTCCTCCAGCGCCACCCCCGCTGCCTCTAGCCCCGCCCCTGCtagctcttccagctccagctccagctccggctCCTCTGCTACCTCCCCCGAGGGTGTCTCCGCCGCTGGcactggctctggctctgccACCACTCCCTCCGCCCCTGTCTTCACTGGCGCCGCTACCCGCGCCgcggctggtgctggtgccggaTTGGCTTCCGTCTTCGCTCTCGTCGCCTTCCTTCTGTAA